A single window of Cololabis saira isolate AMF1-May2022 chromosome 24, fColSai1.1, whole genome shotgun sequence DNA harbors:
- the LOC133424842 gene encoding tripartite motif-containing protein 16-like translates to MAQKGDQLDRETFSCSICLEVLKDPVAIPCGHSYCMNCIKNFWDEGEKKLPSCPQCRETFTTRPALVKNTMLAALVEQLKKTGLQAAPADHCYAGPEDVACDFCSGRKLKAIKSCLVCLVSYCENHLQPHHDSSSFKKHKLVDPSKNLQDNICPRHDEVMKMFCRTDQKCICYLCSVDEHKGHDTVSAAAERTERQRAIEVNRKQIQQQIQDREKDVKQLQQEVEAINQSADKTVEDSEEIFTELISLLQKRSSDVKQQIRSQQETEVRRVRELEEKLQQEITDLKRRDAEMKQLSDTEDHSQFLHNYPSLPPLSQSTHSSSISIRPLRYFQDVTAAVSEVRGQLQDILRDMWTNVSLAVTEVDVLLSQPEPEPEPMSRAGFLKYSCEITLDPNTVNMLMLLSEENRKVTFMKKHQSYSGHPDRFTKICQVLSRESLTGRHYWEVEKAGGVGVAVSYKNISRSQGGEESGFGGNDKSWSLCCYSDRYEFMYNNIRTSISGPQSSRIGVFLDHSAGVLSFYSVFGTMTLLHRVQTTFTQPLHAGVGFSFPLLRLLMSSRPRASAEFCKPK, encoded by the coding sequence ATGGCGCAGAAAGGAGATCAGCTGGACCgggaaaccttttcttgttccatctgtttggaggttttaaaggatccggtggctattccctgtggacacagttactgtatgaactgtattaaaaacttctgggatgaaggagagaagaaactcCCCAGCTGTCCTCAGTGTAGAGAGACTTTCACCACGAGGCCTGCGCTGGTGAAAAACACCATGTTAGCAGCTTTAGTGGAGCAGCTGAAGAAGACCGGACtccaagctgctcctgctgatcactgctatgctggacctgaAGATGTGGCCTGTGATTTCTGCTCTGGAAGAAAACTGAAAGCCATCAAGTCCTGTTTGGTCTGTCTGGTCTCTTACTGCGAGAATCACCTTCAACCTCATCATGATTCATCTTCATTCAAGAAACACAAGCTGGTGGATCCCtccaagaacctgcaggataacatctgcccccgtcacgatgaggtgatgaagatgttctgtcgtactgatcagaagtgtatctgttatctctgctctgtggatGAACATAAAGGTCACGACACAGTCTCggctgcagcagaaaggacTGAGAGACAGAGAGCGATCGAGGTGAATCGAAAACAAATCCAGCAGcagatccaggacagagagaaagatgtgaagcagcttcagcaggaggtggaggccatcaatcagtctgctgataaaacagtggaggacagtgaggagatcttcactgagctgatctctctcctccagaagagaagctctgatgtgaagcagcagatcagatcccagcaggaaactgaagtgaggagagtcagagagctggaggagaagctgcagcaggagatcactgacctgaagaggagagacgctgagatgaagcagctctcaGACACCGAGGACCACAGTCAGTTTCTCCATAACTACCCCTCACTGCCACCACTCAGTCagtccacacactcctccagcatcagcatccgtcctctcagATACTTTCAGGATGTGACAGCAgctgtgtcagaggtcagaggtcaactacaggacatcctgagagacaTGTGGACAAACGTTTCCCTGGCCGTCACTGaggtggatgttttactgtcacaaccagaaccagaaccagaaccaatgagcagagctggattcttgaagtattcatgtgaaatcactctggatccaaacacagtaaacatgctgatgttactgtcagaggagaacagaaaggtgactTTTATGAAGAAACATCAGTCTTATTCTGgtcatccagacagattcactAAGATTTGTCAGGTCCTgagtagagagagtctgactggacgtcattactgggaggtggagaaagcaggtggagttggtgtagcagtttcatacaagaatatcagcagatcaCAGGGGGGGGAGGAAAGTGGATTTGGAGGAAATGACAAATCTTGGTCACTATGTTGTTACTCAGACAGGTATGAATTTATGTACAACAACATCAGAACCTCCATCTCAGGTCCTCAGAGCTCCAGAATAGGAGTTTTCCTGGATCACAGCGCAGgtgttctgtccttctacagcgtctttggaaccatgaccctcctccacagagtccagaccaccTTCACTCAGCCACTCCACGCTGGAGTCGGGTTTAGTTTCCCCCTTTTAAGACTTCTTATGTCGTCCCGTCCTAGAGCCTCAGCTGAGTTCTGCAAACCCAAGTAG